The Campylobacter sp. CN_NE2 genome contains a region encoding:
- the waaA gene encoding lipid IV(A) 3-deoxy-D-manno-octulosonic acid transferase, translating to MIYNLLAWTAWILSLPFIFILSFKSKYTKSLPARFFLFKNPKFAPCDIHFHACSLGEVNAISNLVSKFENVAITTTTATGFAAAKKITPNSRFLPFENLLPFWLEKSKICVIFEAELWLNLVRYAKKNGSFVVLLNARISDNSYKNYLRFKFYYKMIFANIDLVLAQSQTDATRLAELGAKNIQICGNIKSANLAKPNKNYAKFDKKLITIASTHEGEEELILANLMPQSGCKYILAPRHPERFEKVAGICENFAKKHNLSFEKFSENLGLKSDFIVLDTLGELINFYAISDAVILGGSFVPKIGGHNPIEIAQFGVPIVSGEYFHNQKALYNLVENLQICKASEINSHLKNPKPTKITQICDLEKIINLLKEKI from the coding sequence GTGATTTACAATCTTTTGGCTTGGACGGCTTGGATTTTATCCTTGCCGTTTATTTTTATTTTAAGCTTTAAATCAAAATACACAAAAAGCCTACCTGCTAGGTTTTTTTTATTTAAAAATCCCAAATTTGCACCTTGTGATATACATTTTCACGCTTGTAGCCTTGGCGAAGTAAATGCTATTTCAAATTTGGTAAGCAAATTTGAAAATGTCGCTATCACCACAACGACGGCGACAGGTTTTGCGGCGGCAAAAAAAATCACGCCAAATTCGCGTTTTTTGCCGTTTGAAAATTTGCTTCCTTTTTGGCTAGAAAAATCAAAAATTTGCGTTATTTTTGAAGCAGAACTTTGGCTAAATTTGGTTCGCTACGCAAAGAAAAACGGCTCTTTTGTCGTTTTATTAAATGCACGAATTTCTGATAATTCTTATAAAAATTATCTAAGATTTAAATTTTATTACAAGATGATTTTTGCAAATATTGATTTAGTTTTAGCTCAAAGCCAAACAGACGCCACTAGATTAGCCGAGCTTGGAGCGAAAAATATCCAAATTTGCGGAAATATAAAAAGTGCAAATTTAGCCAAGCCAAACAAAAATTATGCAAAATTTGATAAAAAACTAATCACAATCGCAAGCACTCATGAAGGCGAAGAAGAGCTGATTTTAGCGAATTTAATGCCACAAAGTGGTTGCAAATATATCCTTGCTCCACGCCACCCTGAACGATTTGAAAAAGTAGCTGGGATTTGCGAAAATTTTGCAAAAAAACATAATCTAAGTTTTGAAAAATTTAGCGAAAATTTAGGCTTGAAAAGCGATTTTATCGTCCTTGACACACTTGGCGAACTTATAAATTTTTACGCTATTTCAGATGCCGTGATTTTAGGCGGTAGTTTTGTGCCTAAAATCGGCGGACACAATCCGATAGAAATAGCACAATTTGGCGTTCCTATCGTAAGTGGCGAGTATTTTCATAACCAAAAAGCACTTTATAATTTGGTTGAAAATTTGCAAATTTGCAAAGCCAGCGAAATAAATTCGCATTTAAAAAACCCAAAACCGACAAAAATCACGCAAATTTGTGATTTAGAAAAAATCATAAATTTATTAAAGGAAAAAATCTAA
- the ffh gene encoding signal recognition particle protein: protein MFEVISESFKSAVNKLRIIDDEKALKNALDTLKKALLKADVHHKVTKEFLNLVELELKATGIGQKQFLDAIKSNLTTILTAPGNQGFVFADKNPTVVLMAGLQGSGKSTTTVKLANYLKLRKKKVLIAACDLQRLAAVEQLKQLCATNELELFSIDGESDPIKVAKEALNKANSGLYDVLLVDTAGRLAIDEALMNQISEIKKAINPHEIFYVADAMSGQDGVKSAGAFNEVLGITGVILSKFDADTKGGVAFGIAKQLNIPLRFIGTGEKVADLEGFIPDRVVSRIMGEGDLATLVEKTAAVFDEKEAKILNKKIKKGQFNFNDFINQLESVKKLGNMKNLIGMIPGLSGMANKINDIDLDNSKEIIHIKAMINSMTPKERENPDLLNNSRKRRLAQGAGLSQVEVNHFLKQFTNAAKLAKKFSAKGGMQGLASIMPKQGYPN, encoded by the coding sequence GTGTTTGAAGTTATAAGCGAATCGTTTAAAAGTGCCGTTAATAAACTTAGAATCATAGATGATGAAAAAGCGCTTAAAAATGCGCTTGATACCCTAAAAAAAGCACTTTTAAAAGCCGATGTTCATCACAAAGTAACAAAAGAATTTTTAAATTTAGTCGAACTTGAACTAAAAGCCACAGGAATCGGACAAAAACAATTTTTAGACGCTATAAAATCAAATTTAACCACTATTTTAACAGCACCCGGAAATCAAGGCTTTGTATTTGCCGATAAAAACCCGACTGTCGTTTTAATGGCAGGTTTGCAAGGTAGCGGTAAATCAACCACAACAGTAAAACTTGCAAACTATCTAAAACTTCGCAAAAAAAAGGTTTTAATCGCAGCTTGCGATTTGCAACGCTTAGCAGCCGTCGAGCAACTAAAACAGCTTTGTGCGACAAACGAGCTTGAACTTTTTAGCATTGACGGCGAAAGCGATCCGATAAAAGTGGCAAAAGAAGCCTTAAATAAAGCAAATTCTGGTTTATACGATGTTTTACTCGTAGATACCGCCGGACGACTTGCCATAGATGAAGCGTTGATGAATCAAATTAGCGAGATTAAAAAAGCTATTAACCCGCATGAAATTTTCTATGTAGCCGATGCGATGAGCGGTCAAGACGGCGTGAAATCAGCAGGAGCTTTTAACGAAGTTTTGGGCATTACAGGTGTTATTTTATCTAAATTTGACGCCGATACAAAAGGCGGCGTTGCATTTGGTATCGCAAAACAGCTAAATATACCGCTTAGATTTATAGGAACAGGCGAAAAAGTGGCTGATTTAGAAGGTTTTATTCCGGACCGTGTTGTAAGTCGCATTATGGGCGAAGGCGATTTGGCGACTTTGGTTGAAAAAACAGCAGCCGTGTTTGACGAAAAAGAAGCAAAAATTTTAAATAAAAAGATTAAAAAAGGACAATTTAACTTTAACGATTTTATAAATCAGCTTGAAAGCGTTAAAAAACTAGGAAATATGAAGAATTTAATCGGCATGATTCCGGGGCTTTCAGGCATGGCAAATAAAATAAATGACATTGATTTGGATAACTCAAAAGAGATTATTCACATTAAAGCGATGATAAATTCTATGACGCCGAAAGAGCGAGAAAACCCTGATTTGTTAAACAATTCACGCAAACGCCGACTAGCTCAGGGTGCAGGGCTTTCGCAAGTAGAAGTAAATCATTTCTTAAAGCAATTTACAAACGCAGCTAAGTTAGCAAAGAAATTTTCAGCCAAAGGCGGTATGCAAGGTCTTGCTTCGATTATGCCAAAGCAAGGTTACCCTAATTAG
- the glyQ gene encoding glycine--tRNA ligase subunit alpha, giving the protein MTFSEIILALQNYWHEQGCLLVQPYDMPAGAGTYHQATFLRSLGDKPWSVAYVAPSRRPTDGRYGENPNRLGSYYQFQVILKPSPKNIQELYLKSLEVLGLDLKKHDIRFVEDNWESPTLGAWGLGWEVWLDGMEVTQFTYFQQVGGIPCELISGEITYGLERLAMYLQSKDDVYDIIWDEKDGQVTTYGDVHKQSEYEFSKYNFEIADTKMLFNQFQNAFDECKNILEIGRAEFESGKSKTLLALPAYDYCMLAAHTFNVLDARGAISVTQRQDYILKIRELAKSCALAYKESL; this is encoded by the coding sequence ATGACATTTTCAGAGATTATTTTGGCGCTTCAAAACTACTGGCACGAGCAAGGCTGTTTGCTTGTGCAACCTTACGATATGCCAGCAGGGGCTGGAACTTATCATCAAGCGACATTTTTACGAAGCTTGGGCGATAAGCCTTGGAGCGTGGCGTATGTAGCCCCTAGCCGTCGCCCTACTGACGGCAGATACGGCGAAAACCCAAATCGCCTAGGTTCGTATTATCAATTTCAAGTGATTTTAAAACCAAGCCCAAAAAATATCCAAGAACTTTATCTAAAAAGCCTTGAAGTTTTGGGCTTAGATCTTAAAAAACACGATATTCGATTTGTTGAAGACAACTGGGAAAGCCCTACACTTGGTGCTTGGGGGCTTGGCTGGGAAGTTTGGCTTGATGGCATGGAAGTAACGCAATTTACATATTTTCAGCAAGTAGGCGGAATTCCGTGCGAGTTAATCAGCGGCGAGATTACCTACGGCTTGGAACGCCTAGCTATGTATCTGCAAAGTAAAGATGATGTTTATGACATTATTTGGGACGAAAAAGATGGTCAAGTTACCACTTACGGCGATGTTCATAAACAAAGCGAGTATGAATTTTCAAAGTATAATTTTGAAATCGCCGATACAAAAATGCTTTTTAATCAGTTTCAAAACGCCTTTGATGAGTGCAAAAATATCCTTGAAATCGGTCGAGCTGAATTTGAAAGTGGCAAAAGCAAAACGCTTTTAGCGCTTCCTGCTTATGATTATTGTATGCTTGCGGCTCATACTTTTAATGTCCTTGACGCGCGTGGCGCAATCAGCGTAACGCAAAGGCAAGATTATATCTTAAAAATTCGCGAGTTAGCTAAAAGTTGCGCGTTAGCCTATAAAGAGAGCCTATGA
- a CDS encoding zinc ribbon domain-containing protein: MNKYLTQLVELSEYDKQLDSFKPKIASVEKSLNSKKDEISSVSAEIANLTGEIAELKSQISQTNAHISNFSSKIKSSSKKSSAAKTEKEIKALSVEEEIAKESLEAANDEIERLEKIVANKEQTQKELQEKEKALNGEFDELEASLKTQIEEIAKERSEIYTKRDKLVVGMNQKMLSFYEKIRKWAGNTAVIPVKKQACYGCFMKLNDKTYSSVIRSDDIVTCPYCGRILYKEAE, translated from the coding sequence ATGAATAAATATCTTACACAACTTGTTGAACTTAGCGAATATGACAAGCAACTTGATAGCTTTAAACCAAAAATCGCTAGTGTAGAGAAAAGTCTAAATTCAAAAAAAGATGAAATTTCAAGCGTATCGGCTGAAATCGCAAATTTAACGGGCGAAATCGCCGAGCTTAAATCTCAAATTTCGCAAACAAACGCCCATATCAGCAACTTTTCATCAAAAATCAAAAGTTCAAGCAAAAAAAGCAGTGCCGCAAAAACTGAAAAAGAGATAAAAGCTCTAAGCGTCGAAGAAGAAATCGCAAAAGAGAGCCTAGAAGCTGCAAACGATGAAATCGAAAGGCTTGAAAAAATCGTTGCAAACAAAGAGCAAACTCAAAAAGAGTTACAAGAAAAAGAAAAAGCACTAAATGGCGAATTTGACGAGCTTGAAGCAAGTCTAAAAACTCAAATCGAAGAAATCGCAAAAGAACGCTCTGAAATTTACACAAAAAGAGACAAACTAGTCGTCGGCATGAACCAAAAAATGCTTTCATTTTACGAAAAAATTCGCAAATGGGCAGGAAATACGGCAGTAATACCTGTAAAAAAACAAGCATGTTATGGCTGTTTTATGAAATTAAACGACAAAACATATTCATCGGTTATTAGAAGCGATGACATCGTAACATGCCCGTATTGCGGTAGAATTTTATACAAAGAAGCTGAGTGA
- a CDS encoding KH domain-containing protein — translation MVENFLKQYAIMIADYPNSVRTEKNVSEEFTEIIIYADKADTGKLIGKDGKMINAIKTVILGYKAKDPTQYKITVKAADA, via the coding sequence ATGGTTGAAAATTTTTTAAAACAATACGCAATAATGATTGCGGATTATCCAAATTCTGTTCGCACAGAAAAAAATGTGAGTGAAGAATTTACGGAAATTATTATCTATGCCGATAAAGCCGACACAGGCAAACTCATAGGCAAAGACGGCAAAATGATAAACGCCATAAAAACGGTTATTTTAGGCTACAAAGCCAAAGATCCTACTCAATACAAAATCACGGTCAAAGCAGCAGATGCCTGA
- a CDS encoding pseudouridine synthase family protein, translating to MQEKAYKLLAIQENISNNEAKALIDDGLVSAKGVKIKVARELMSENTKFVVQKIAKPVKIYEDENLIAANKPNFVTSESLEKIFNANLLNRLDKETSGVILLYKNDEFREIAIKEFKNMKVKKTYLAIVNGIVSEEIVIDSPILTLKTKTGAISKISKDGKTAITEVFPLMVSGKKSLVKINIQTGRTHQIRVHLASINHAVIGDEKYGKNRNKRMFLHAYETEILGLKFKANLDKSFNEFGFEVPKNI from the coding sequence ATGCAAGAAAAAGCTTATAAACTTTTGGCGATTCAAGAAAATATCTCAAACAACGAAGCAAAGGCTCTCATAGACGACGGACTTGTAAGTGCAAAGGGCGTTAAAATCAAAGTGGCAAGAGAGCTTATGAGCGAAAATACAAAATTCGTCGTGCAGAAAATAGCAAAGCCTGTGAAAATTTACGAAGATGAAAATTTAATCGCCGCAAATAAGCCAAACTTCGTAACCAGCGAGAGTTTAGAGAAAATTTTTAACGCAAATTTGTTAAACCGACTTGACAAAGAGACAAGCGGTGTGATTTTGCTTTACAAAAATGACGAATTTAGGGAAATTGCGATAAAAGAGTTTAAAAATATGAAAGTCAAAAAGACCTATTTGGCGATTGTTAATGGGATTGTAAGCGAAGAGATCGTAATCGATAGTCCGATTTTAACGCTAAAAACTAAAACAGGAGCGATTTCGAAAATTTCAAAAGACGGCAAAACGGCGATTACGGAAGTTTTCCCGCTTATGGTAAGCGGTAAAAAATCGCTTGTAAAAATAAATATCCAAACAGGCAGAACTCATCAAATTCGCGTTCATTTAGCAAGCATTAATCACGCCGTAATCGGTGATGAAAAATATGGAAAAAATCGTAACAAAAGAATGTTTTTGCATGCTTATGAAACCGAAATTTTGGGACTTAAATTTAAAGCAAATTTAGATAAAAGCTTTAACGAATTTGGCTTTGAAGTGCCAAAAAATATTTAA
- the rpsP gene encoding 30S ribosomal protein S16, with protein sequence MTVVRLTRIGRKKRPFYRIVVTDSRKRRDGGFIETIGFYNPMSEGVDVKFDAQRLAYWKSVGAKLSQRVAQITSK encoded by the coding sequence ATGACAGTTGTTAGACTAACAAGAATCGGTCGCAAAAAAAGACCTTTTTATCGTATAGTTGTTACAGATAGCAGAAAAAGAAGAGACGGCGGTTTCATCGAAACTATCGGCTTTTACAATCCTATGAGCGAAGGCGTTGATGTTAAATTTGATGCCCAAAGACTAGCTTACTGGAAAAGCGTAGGTGCTAAACTTAGCCAAAGAGTTGCTCAAATCACAAGTAAATAA
- a CDS encoding Nif3-like dinuclear metal center hexameric protein: MKISEIYAILDEIAPFCDQESWDNSGLILGDFNTEFERIYLSLDLDSALVEKAKPNSLFITHHPLIFKGLKSLNPSLYPANLIYKMVQKNISLISLHTNYDKHILNKFVAENVLKYEITDIKDFIVFMKIDMKFDDLASDIKEKLQISNLRAVKTKENIKTIALCTGSGSEFAANLGVDCFLTGDLKYHTALENFENNVSLIDINHFESERYFGASLQPFLQKNQIEVIITNSINPFKYY; this comes from the coding sequence ATGAAAATATCTGAAATTTACGCCATTTTAGACGAAATCGCACCATTTTGCGATCAAGAAAGTTGGGATAACTCCGGGCTTATTTTGGGAGATTTTAACACCGAATTTGAACGAATTTATCTTAGCCTTGATTTAGATAGTGCTTTGGTGGAAAAGGCAAAGCCAAATTCGCTTTTTATCACGCACCACCCGCTCATTTTTAAAGGTTTAAAATCGCTAAATCCGAGTTTGTATCCTGCGAATTTAATCTATAAAATGGTGCAAAAAAATATATCTTTGATTTCGCTTCATACAAATTACGACAAGCACATTTTAAATAAATTTGTAGCCGAAAATGTCCTAAAATACGAGATTACGGATATTAAAGATTTTATTGTTTTTATGAAAATCGATATGAAATTTGATGATTTAGCAAGTGATATTAAAGAAAAATTGCAAATTTCAAATTTAAGAGCCGTAAAAACCAAAGAAAATATCAAAACTATCGCACTTTGCACGGGAAGTGGTAGCGAATTTGCCGCGAATTTAGGCGTGGATTGTTTTTTAACAGGCGATTTAAAATACCACACGGCGTTAGAAAATTTTGAAAATAATGTCAGTTTGATAGACATTAACCACTTTGAGAGCGAACGCTATTTTGGGGCTTCATTGCAACCTTTCTTGCAAAAAAATCAAATTGAAGTTATAATAACAAATTCAATAAATCCATTTAAGTATTATTAG